A section of the Methanoregula formicica SMSP genome encodes:
- a CDS encoding DUF2178 domain-containing protein: MKRTTYLAASLIVASMVAAMVGWSMAAGNFLVVVIAIPLGIIVVLACRAQVDVVMADERETRIRSKAALRTLEVLTIGGAIAAVILYSYVVSVPLAPVITGKLVIHDDGRQSMTIAEYQPGSVPGPDTLVRSTTIDDLNSMNESEARTYCTYVREGFRENEERGLAGLTLGFTLAVMLAVFGAFYLYYGRKY, translated from the coding sequence ATGAAACGCACCACCTATCTTGCCGCATCCCTCATCGTGGCCAGCATGGTTGCCGCGATGGTCGGGTGGTCGATGGCTGCCGGCAATTTCCTTGTTGTGGTCATCGCCATCCCGCTTGGTATTATTGTCGTTCTTGCCTGCCGGGCCCAAGTCGATGTTGTCATGGCAGACGAACGGGAGACAAGGATCCGGAGCAAAGCCGCACTCCGCACGCTTGAGGTCCTCACGATTGGCGGGGCCATCGCCGCGGTCATCCTTTATTCCTATGTAGTAAGCGTCCCGCTCGCCCCGGTTATTACCGGAAAACTGGTTATCCATGACGATGGCAGACAATCCATGACCATCGCCGAGTACCAGCCGGGGAGCGTCCCGGGCCCGGATACCCTGGTCCGGTCAACAACCATTGATGACCTGAACTCCATGAACGAGAGCGAGGCAAGAACCTATTGCACGTACGTACGGGAAGGATTTCGGGAGAATGAGGAGCGCGGTCTTGCCGGACTGACGCTTGGTTTCACCCTTGCGGTGATGCTCGCAGTCTTCGGAGCGTTTTATCTTTATTACGGCAGAAAGTACTAA
- a CDS encoding helix-turn-helix transcriptional regulator, whose translation MKNRIRVLRAEHEMTQEQLAELVGVTRNTIISIEKDKYCPSLKLGYRIARIFNVDINEVFTYEEEKDGPASEEE comes from the coding sequence ATGAAGAACCGGATCAGGGTACTGCGGGCCGAACACGAGATGACCCAGGAGCAGCTCGCCGAGCTTGTCGGGGTCACCCGCAATACCATCATCTCTATCGAAAAGGACAAGTACTGTCCTTCGTTGAAACTTGGCTACCGGATCGCCCGTATCTTCAACGTGGACATCAACGAAGTGTTCACGTACGAAGAGGAGAAAGACGGGCCCGCATCAGAAGAGGAATAG
- the pyrH gene encoding UMP kinase: MKKVVISLGGSILIPSLENHTIREYVPVLQKIAKKSRLFVVVGGGGEARRYIGIARELGIDEGTSDEIGILITRLNATMLIAALGDAAYPKVAESHAEAKKFSEHGKIVVMGGITPGQTTDAVAAVLAERVGATAFINATSVDGIYSEDPKKNPKATRFDAITPQKLLEIVGKTALGAGSNNVLDIVAARVVERSGIPLIVIDGRKPENLAEAILKGKFRGTVVSDAKKKALPV; this comes from the coding sequence ATGAAGAAGGTTGTCATCTCGCTGGGAGGCTCGATCCTCATCCCGTCGCTGGAAAACCACACGATCCGTGAATATGTCCCGGTGCTGCAGAAGATCGCAAAGAAGAGCCGGCTTTTCGTTGTGGTTGGTGGCGGCGGCGAGGCCCGGCGGTACATTGGTATCGCCCGCGAGCTGGGGATCGATGAGGGCACCTCTGACGAGATAGGCATCCTGATCACCCGGCTCAATGCCACCATGCTCATCGCGGCGCTGGGCGATGCTGCGTACCCGAAGGTTGCCGAGAGCCACGCTGAGGCGAAGAAATTTTCCGAGCACGGCAAGATCGTGGTGATGGGGGGCATCACCCCGGGCCAGACCACCGATGCCGTTGCAGCCGTCCTTGCCGAGCGGGTGGGCGCAACGGCGTTTATCAACGCTACTTCCGTTGACGGGATCTATTCCGAAGACCCGAAGAAGAACCCGAAGGCAACCCGGTTCGATGCGATCACGCCACAGAAACTGCTGGAGATCGTGGGCAAGACCGCACTTGGCGCCGGCTCCAACAACGTGCTCGACATTGTAGCGGCCCGCGTAGTGGAGAGGAGCGGGATCCCGCTCATCGTCATCGACGGCCGCAAACCCGAGAATCTTGCCGAGGCGATCCTGAAAGGGAAGTTCCGGGGCACGGTAGTCTCGGACGCAAAGAAGAAGGCGCTGCCGGTGTAA
- the amrS gene encoding AmmeMemoRadiSam system radical SAM enzyme → MHEARQYEKRDTNAVKCSLCNHRCSINEGKHGICGVRINEKGTLYAATYGKISAEAVDPIEKKPLFHYFPGTTSYSLGSIGCNFHCRHCQNWHISRADLETARLRTLSPEEGVSRAVGSGCASISWTYNEPTIWHEYALDMGTLARARGLGTVYVTNGYITEEALRELAPMLGAYRVDLKAFTEDFYKKVCGAHLQPVLDSAVLARELGMHLETVTLVIPGLNDSMEEQEALIRWVIEHLGPDTPMHFSAFHPDYQMTDRAGTPVATLEKIYEKAKALGLHYPYLGNVYHHRYENTFCPSCGATLIERRGFSSQPIGLDGTRCRNCGETIAVVTHAG, encoded by the coding sequence ATGCATGAAGCACGCCAGTATGAAAAACGCGATACCAATGCCGTGAAGTGCTCGCTCTGCAACCACCGGTGCTCGATCAACGAAGGGAAGCATGGGATCTGCGGGGTCAGGATCAATGAAAAGGGGACGCTGTATGCCGCAACCTACGGGAAGATCAGCGCTGAAGCAGTCGACCCGATCGAGAAGAAGCCGCTCTTCCACTACTTCCCGGGCACGACATCCTATTCCCTCGGGAGCATCGGCTGCAACTTCCACTGCAGGCACTGCCAGAACTGGCACATTTCCCGTGCTGACCTTGAGACGGCACGCCTCCGCACCCTGTCACCGGAAGAGGGCGTGAGCCGGGCTGTTGGCAGTGGTTGTGCAAGCATCTCCTGGACCTACAACGAACCCACCATCTGGCACGAGTACGCGCTCGACATGGGTACGCTCGCCCGTGCCCGGGGGCTGGGCACGGTGTACGTCACCAACGGCTACATCACGGAAGAGGCCCTGCGGGAACTCGCGCCCATGCTTGGGGCATACCGGGTCGACCTCAAGGCATTCACCGAAGATTTTTACAAAAAGGTCTGCGGGGCGCACCTCCAGCCGGTGCTCGATTCGGCAGTGCTCGCCCGCGAACTGGGCATGCATCTCGAGACCGTGACGCTTGTCATCCCGGGCCTGAACGACAGCATGGAAGAGCAGGAGGCACTCATCCGCTGGGTGATCGAACATCTCGGCCCCGACACCCCCATGCACTTCTCGGCCTTCCACCCGGACTACCAGATGACCGACCGGGCCGGGACACCGGTTGCCACCCTGGAGAAGATCTACGAGAAGGCAAAAGCGCTTGGGCTCCACTACCCGTATCTCGGCAATGTTTATCATCACCGGTACGAAAACACCTTTTGTCCGTCCTGCGGGGCCACGCTTATCGAGCGGCGGGGATTCTCCAGCCAGCCCATCGGCCTTGACGGGACCCGGTGCAGGAACTGCGGGGAGACAATTGCGGTCGTGACCCATGCCGGTTGA
- a CDS encoding Mut7-C RNAse domain-containing protein: protein MPVECQNDTRFIADRMLGTLTRYLRFMGYDTESANSLEEGNTKEDTLLLGMAKEQHRILLTRDAELARRAQGQAIYLRSEDVMDQVQQLIDYRVIERRLTLSRCSLCNTKLREANTCEIERTGYAPRDWRSTRFYWCEQCHKLYWNGSHGKQLETRIGTERNEESNNLP, encoded by the coding sequence ATGCCGGTTGAATGTCAGAACGATACACGGTTCATTGCAGACAGGATGCTTGGCACCCTGACGCGCTACCTCCGGTTCATGGGCTATGACACCGAGAGCGCAAACTCCCTTGAGGAAGGGAATACAAAAGAGGACACCCTCCTTCTCGGGATGGCAAAAGAGCAGCACCGCATCCTCCTGACCCGGGACGCGGAACTTGCACGGCGAGCACAGGGGCAGGCCATTTATCTCCGGTCAGAGGATGTTATGGACCAGGTCCAGCAGCTGATCGATTACCGGGTCATCGAGCGCCGGCTGACCCTGAGCCGGTGCTCGCTCTGCAACACGAAACTCCGGGAAGCAAACACCTGCGAGATCGAACGGACCGGTTACGCCCCCCGCGACTGGAGGAGCACAAGGTTCTACTGGTGCGAGCAGTGCCACAAGCTGTACTGGAACGGCTCGCACGGAAAGCAGCTGGAAACAAGGATCGGGACAGAAAGAAACGAAGAATCCAATAATCTACCCTGA
- a CDS encoding alpha/beta fold hydrolase, with product MKPVRKWGPGPYTVAVIHGGPGAPGEMAPVARELSSVTGVLEPFQTETTLEGQVQELRSVLSQHGMLPVTLIGFSWGAFLSWMLAARYPDQVKKLILVGCPPFEEGHAASITRTRMARLKKTDRDRVNMLIEGLDGTTEAGKNALLAELGTLLARADAYDPANVPEEGFHCQYDVFRGVWDEAAELRRKQAILHMSREIRCPVVAIHGDWDPHPADGVNGPLSKALPDFEFILLEKCGHRPWIERGASEKFYKVLVEAI from the coding sequence ATGAAGCCGGTACGGAAATGGGGGCCCGGGCCCTATACCGTGGCAGTGATCCACGGCGGGCCGGGAGCACCGGGGGAGATGGCACCGGTTGCCCGCGAGCTGTCATCGGTAACGGGGGTGCTCGAACCCTTCCAGACAGAGACAACGCTCGAAGGACAGGTGCAGGAGCTCCGGTCGGTCCTGTCGCAGCATGGCATGCTCCCCGTCACCCTGATCGGCTTCTCGTGGGGTGCGTTCCTCTCGTGGATGCTTGCTGCCCGGTATCCCGATCAGGTGAAGAAACTGATCCTTGTGGGATGCCCCCCGTTTGAGGAGGGGCATGCCGCGTCCATCACCCGGACACGGATGGCCCGCCTCAAAAAAACGGACCGCGACCGGGTGAATATGCTTATCGAAGGGCTTGACGGCACCACCGAAGCCGGCAAGAACGCGCTCCTCGCGGAACTCGGCACCCTCCTTGCCCGTGCCGACGCCTACGACCCGGCCAATGTGCCGGAGGAGGGCTTCCACTGCCAGTACGATGTCTTCCGGGGTGTCTGGGACGAGGCAGCCGAACTGCGGAGGAAGCAGGCGATCCTCCACATGTCCCGGGAGATCCGGTGCCCGGTTGTTGCGATTCACGGCGACTGGGATCCTCACCCTGCCGATGGCGTGAATGGTCCGCTGTCAAAGGCTCTTCCGGATTTCGAGTTCATCCTTTTGGAGAAGTGCGGCCACCGTCCGTGGATCGAGCGGGGCGCCTCCGAGAAGTTCTACAAGGTGCTGGTTGAAGCGATCTGA
- a CDS encoding NADH-quinone oxidoreductase subunit B family protein encodes MVNVLSCLLKRKVTADIPARDEEIETLGREIRREVDAVFGGSLAIRELDTGSDNAAEIEINNLTNPYYDVERFGITFVASPRHADVLLVTGAVTHNMAAAAQKTYDAMPSPKFVVAVGDDACTGGIFAGSYAVLGGAEKIVPVDLKIPGNPPAPKEILSGLLALMRHAGRTR; translated from the coding sequence ATGGTGAACGTACTATCCTGCCTGCTGAAGAGGAAAGTAACAGCTGACATTCCGGCACGGGATGAAGAGATCGAGACACTGGGCCGGGAGATCCGGCGCGAGGTCGACGCCGTGTTTGGCGGGAGTCTCGCGATCCGCGAACTTGATACGGGGAGCGACAATGCAGCCGAGATCGAGATCAACAATCTCACGAATCCGTATTACGATGTCGAGCGGTTCGGCATCACGTTCGTGGCTTCTCCCCGCCATGCGGACGTGCTCCTGGTGACCGGAGCGGTGACCCACAACATGGCGGCAGCGGCACAAAAGACCTACGATGCCATGCCGTCGCCGAAGTTCGTGGTGGCCGTGGGCGACGATGCCTGCACCGGCGGGATCTTTGCCGGTTCTTACGCCGTGCTCGGCGGGGCAGAGAAGATTGTTCCAGTCGATCTGAAGATCCCGGGCAACCCGCCGGCCCCAAAGGAGATCCTTTCCGGCCTGCTCGCGCTGATGAGACATGCCGGCAGGACACGCTGA
- a CDS encoding hydrogenase large subunit: protein MVAEKSRGKEAVRELLGPGALSERITEGCNGEWYLRLSEPEFLPLVTSLAARECALIGLFCAEHFSSGTPFSLLYVFEKKGVLLVVVLDTENSAPSIARLLPSACWPERECRDGFGIAFEGSFDERRLLLHETYPDDYHPLKKSVGNIPPMMKPSVEPSKEYPFRGVQGDGVYQIPVGPVHAGIIEPGHFRFSVIGEKIFNLEVRMFYKHRGVEKLAEGRLPVDVVRIAEAVSGDESVANTVAFCIAVERIAGTHVPERAWALRTILMELERIGSHLGDQAGMLVDVAFPLGASQFAVIREEVFRMNAHLTGSRFLRGMIVPGGISRDIRTEDLEALGQFVRQVRKRYRTGLKIVLSTASVIDRFSPTGVVRRSILRPLNITGPTARASGGNGDVRVDHPYGIYSRHPPSVRTLHDGDVLSRFTVRASEILDSLDLIERLLDSLPEGPVRVAWEAKDGYALTLVESARGQSLCWVWIRNGVVERYKVRTASYCNWLAIEHAVQGEIVPDFPLINKSLNLSYAGTDL, encoded by the coding sequence ATGGTTGCAGAGAAGAGCAGGGGGAAAGAGGCGGTACGCGAACTGCTGGGACCGGGTGCGCTTTCAGAACGGATCACGGAAGGATGCAATGGCGAATGGTATCTCCGGCTGAGCGAACCGGAGTTCCTGCCGCTTGTCACATCCCTTGCTGCCCGCGAGTGTGCGCTCATCGGCCTTTTCTGCGCCGAGCACTTCTCGTCCGGCACACCGTTCTCGCTCCTGTATGTTTTTGAAAAGAAAGGTGTCCTCCTTGTCGTTGTCCTGGATACGGAGAACTCTGCCCCATCCATTGCCCGGCTCCTGCCCTCGGCCTGCTGGCCCGAACGGGAATGCCGGGACGGGTTTGGCATTGCATTTGAGGGGTCGTTCGATGAACGAAGGCTCCTTCTCCACGAGACCTATCCTGATGATTACCATCCCTTGAAAAAGAGTGTCGGGAACATTCCTCCCATGATGAAACCTTCCGTGGAACCGTCCAAGGAGTATCCCTTCCGTGGCGTGCAGGGTGATGGCGTGTACCAGATTCCGGTCGGCCCGGTCCATGCCGGTATCATCGAGCCGGGGCATTTCCGGTTCAGCGTTATCGGCGAGAAGATCTTCAATCTCGAGGTCCGGATGTTCTATAAGCACCGCGGGGTCGAGAAGCTGGCGGAAGGAAGACTACCCGTGGACGTAGTCCGCATTGCCGAAGCGGTCAGCGGGGACGAGTCCGTGGCAAACACCGTTGCCTTCTGTATCGCCGTGGAGAGGATTGCAGGAACACACGTGCCGGAACGGGCCTGGGCCCTGCGGACCATCCTCATGGAGCTGGAACGGATCGGTTCGCACCTCGGGGACCAGGCCGGCATGCTCGTGGACGTGGCCTTCCCGCTCGGGGCCAGCCAGTTTGCGGTGATCCGCGAGGAAGTGTTCCGGATGAACGCCCACCTGACCGGCTCGCGGTTCCTGCGGGGGATGATTGTGCCCGGAGGGATCTCCCGCGATATCCGCACCGAAGATCTTGAGGCGCTCGGGCAGTTTGTCCGGCAGGTCCGGAAACGGTACCGTACAGGCCTGAAGATCGTGCTCTCGACCGCATCTGTCATCGACCGGTTCTCGCCGACAGGAGTGGTCCGGAGATCGATCCTCCGGCCGCTCAACATCACCGGGCCGACGGCCCGGGCTTCCGGCGGGAACGGAGATGTCCGGGTCGACCACCCCTATGGCATCTACTCCCGCCATCCCCCGTCCGTCAGGACGCTGCATGACGGCGACGTGCTCTCCCGGTTTACCGTCCGGGCATCCGAGATCCTGGACTCGCTCGACCTGATCGAGCGGCTGCTTGACTCCCTGCCGGAAGGGCCGGTACGGGTGGCATGGGAAGCAAAGGACGGTTATGCTCTCACCCTCGTGGAATCTGCACGGGGCCAGAGCCTCTGCTGGGTCTGGATCCGGAACGGGGTTGTCGAACGCTACAAGGTACGGACCGCCTCGTACTGCAACTGGCTGGCCATCGAACATGCAGTCCAGGGGGAGATTGTTCCGGATTTCCCGCTCATCAACAAGAGCCTGAACCTGTCCTACGCGGGGACAGACCTGTGA
- a CDS encoding proton-conducting transporter transmembrane domain-containing protein: MILAAFVLVAAAALAAIALGRTHRQMNSACIAEAAIFLCISAWLILSGQIPMTLLTVGNEFFFIDHLGIYEVLIATVIFLLAAVYARGYVENLIEARELSRGSLKLFYGSWAFLLLVIVLAFFSDNLALFWIFTELTTVISAMLVAILYARDNIDAAIKYIFIASVSMLFSFVGLIFLFEISRSVVGTGTLNWTVLMQQAGSFPPGMVIAAFALIFIGFAAKSGIFPFHTWLPEAHVRAPSAVSAILSGVLLNVGIYGIIRVFAIVHQTTAVSTVSLLLLIFGLLTVFIAALSMLPQKKLKKLIAFSSIENMGILLIGLAVATPLAIFWVLFHVMAHAFTKAGLFFSAGILHRQYHSTLSPDAVDDMRDVFALQPVAAWGIVLGGLAITGMPLFPVFLSKFFLLVQLAGFSPVALVILLVLLFIAAGAFGYFVLRTFTQVSGPGAHAEIVRYQTPAGMNLPVIVLLVLTLILGTVITSGEVAFLDQVVAELMF, translated from the coding sequence ATGATCCTCGCAGCTTTTGTCCTCGTCGCGGCAGCGGCGCTTGCCGCCATTGCACTGGGCCGGACCCACCGGCAGATGAACTCGGCCTGTATCGCAGAAGCCGCCATCTTCCTCTGCATCTCGGCCTGGCTCATCCTTTCCGGGCAGATCCCCATGACCTTGCTTACGGTCGGGAACGAATTCTTCTTCATCGACCATCTGGGCATCTACGAAGTGCTCATTGCCACCGTCATCTTCCTTCTCGCCGCGGTCTATGCGAGAGGGTATGTCGAGAACCTGATCGAGGCGCGGGAACTTTCCCGGGGGAGCCTGAAGCTCTTCTATGGTTCCTGGGCCTTCCTCCTGCTGGTCATCGTCCTTGCGTTCTTCTCGGACAACCTTGCCCTCTTCTGGATCTTCACCGAGCTGACAACGGTCATCTCCGCCATGCTGGTCGCGATCCTGTACGCACGGGACAACATCGATGCAGCTATCAAGTACATCTTCATCGCGTCGGTCTCCATGCTCTTCTCGTTCGTCGGCCTCATATTCCTCTTCGAGATCTCGCGGAGCGTCGTGGGTACCGGCACCCTCAACTGGACCGTCCTGATGCAGCAGGCCGGATCCTTCCCGCCCGGCATGGTGATCGCGGCATTCGCCCTCATCTTCATCGGCTTTGCCGCAAAGTCGGGTATATTCCCCTTCCATACCTGGCTTCCCGAAGCCCATGTACGGGCGCCGTCAGCAGTGAGTGCGATCCTATCCGGGGTCCTCCTGAATGTGGGGATCTATGGCATCATCCGCGTCTTTGCCATCGTCCACCAGACAACCGCAGTCTCCACGGTCTCGCTCCTGCTCCTGATCTTCGGCCTCCTGACGGTCTTCATCGCGGCCCTGTCCATGCTTCCCCAGAAGAAACTCAAGAAGCTGATCGCGTTCTCCAGTATCGAGAACATGGGGATCCTTCTCATCGGGCTCGCGGTTGCAACCCCCCTTGCCATCTTCTGGGTGCTCTTCCATGTGATGGCCCATGCGTTCACGAAAGCCGGCCTCTTCTTCTCTGCCGGTATCCTCCACCGCCAGTACCACAGCACACTCTCCCCGGATGCGGTGGACGATATGCGGGATGTCTTCGCCCTCCAGCCGGTTGCGGCATGGGGGATCGTCCTTGGCGGCCTTGCCATCACCGGGATGCCGCTCTTCCCGGTCTTCCTCTCGAAGTTCTTCCTCCTCGTGCAGCTGGCGGGCTTCTCACCTGTTGCCCTGGTCATCCTTCTCGTCCTGCTCTTCATCGCTGCCGGGGCATTCGGGTACTTCGTGCTCCGCACGTTCACGCAGGTATCCGGCCCCGGGGCACACGCAGAGATTGTCCGTTACCAGACCCCCGCCGGTATGAACCTTCCTGTCATTGTCCTCCTTGTCCTGACCCTTATCCTCGGGACGGTCATCACGTCGGGAGAGGTGGCGTTCCTGGATCAGGTCGTTGCGGAGCTGATGTTCTGA
- a CDS encoding hydrogenase 4 membrane component (E) has translation MIDPALIQSVIRILFAVVIVTAAYIISTRNLISLVSVYALQSLTLVLMALALWSLEGATVLLAIAAVTFVSKVIVIPYFIASIQERIRIRRDIEFHFLSPTTSLLLSMALILFIYIALANILEGTPARESLFFFGAVIGLSLMLMGMMVTFSRKRAITKVLGYLSMENGVLLFGMFVTELPFIIEFLIIIDLIILVILTTILTVGLDSTLEEYHQRLHRFHLVGDTEDGP, from the coding sequence ATGATCGATCCCGCGCTCATCCAGTCAGTAATCCGGATCCTCTTTGCGGTTGTCATAGTCACGGCAGCCTACATCATCTCGACAAGGAACCTCATCTCGTTGGTATCGGTCTACGCCCTCCAGTCGCTCACTCTTGTCCTTATGGCGCTCGCCCTCTGGTCGCTTGAGGGCGCGACCGTCCTCCTTGCCATCGCCGCGGTAACGTTCGTGAGCAAGGTGATCGTCATCCCCTACTTCATCGCCAGCATCCAGGAACGGATCCGGATCCGGCGCGACATCGAGTTCCATTTCCTGAGCCCCACGACCTCGCTCCTCCTCTCCATGGCCCTGATTCTCTTCATCTACATAGCGCTGGCAAATATCCTTGAAGGGACTCCTGCCCGGGAGAGCCTCTTCTTCTTCGGCGCCGTCATCGGCCTCTCCCTGATGCTCATGGGGATGATGGTCACGTTCTCGCGGAAACGGGCTATAACAAAGGTCCTTGGCTACCTCTCAATGGAGAATGGCGTGCTGCTCTTTGGGATGTTTGTCACCGAGCTCCCGTTCATCATCGAGTTCCTGATCATCATCGACCTCATCATCCTCGTGATACTGACTACGATCTTAACCGTCGGCCTCGACTCCACGCTCGAAGAGTACCACCAGCGCCTCCACCGCTTCCATCTTGTGGGTGACACGGAGGACGGGCCATGA
- a CDS encoding respiratory chain complex I subunit 1 family protein gives MNLSFGLYLVLNTSAVLLVAPLFVSLIKKVKARAQGRSGPSVFQTYFTLAKLLKKETVYSSHSSWIMRLTPYVSIAAVLVAALFVPLVFVPEPVGGIGNIILLLYLLALARFFMALAGLDAGSSFGGMGSSREMSISAIIEPTTIIVFAALVFVFKSLNVFDMFAASAAAGAPATPTLILLGISLFIILVVETSRIPVDNPETHLELTMIHEGMILEQSGKNLALMELSAAVKLTLLMALLINLIVPFGLTTTLAIGTIAVAAVLFVLKATVLAAIIGLFESSMAKMRFFRLPSLFAMAFFFSTLIIIIEVFA, from the coding sequence ATGAACCTTTCCTTTGGCCTGTACCTGGTGCTCAACACATCAGCCGTGCTGCTCGTTGCACCGCTGTTTGTCAGCCTTATCAAAAAAGTGAAAGCCCGGGCACAGGGGAGGAGCGGGCCGTCCGTCTTCCAGACCTACTTCACCCTTGCAAAACTGCTGAAGAAGGAGACGGTGTACTCGTCACACTCCTCGTGGATCATGCGGCTGACGCCCTATGTGAGCATTGCTGCGGTACTGGTCGCCGCACTCTTCGTCCCGCTCGTCTTCGTTCCCGAGCCGGTTGGGGGGATAGGCAATATCATCCTGTTGCTCTACCTCCTCGCGCTTGCCCGGTTCTTCATGGCGCTCGCCGGCCTTGACGCAGGCAGTTCGTTTGGCGGCATGGGCAGCTCACGGGAGATGAGCATCTCGGCCATCATCGAGCCAACGACCATCATCGTCTTTGCCGCGCTGGTCTTTGTCTTCAAATCCTTAAATGTCTTCGACATGTTTGCCGCATCCGCTGCCGCCGGCGCACCCGCCACCCCCACCCTCATCCTGCTGGGGATCTCGCTCTTCATCATCCTCGTGGTCGAGACTTCACGGATCCCGGTCGACAACCCGGAGACCCACCTGGAACTGACCATGATCCACGAGGGGATGATCCTTGAGCAGTCCGGCAAGAACCTGGCGCTCATGGAACTCTCGGCAGCCGTGAAACTCACGCTCCTGATGGCGCTTTTAATCAACCTCATCGTCCCCTTCGGTCTCACCACGACGCTTGCAATCGGCACGATCGCGGTGGCGGCAGTCCTCTTTGTTCTCAAGGCCACGGTCCTTGCCGCGATCATCGGCCTCTTTGAGTCTTCGATGGCGAAGATGCGGTTCTTCCGCCTCCCGAGCCTCTTTGCCATGGCGTTCTTCTTCTCCACGCTCATCATCATCATCGAGGTGTTCGCATGA